A region of Saccharococcus thermophilus DNA encodes the following proteins:
- a CDS encoding putative holin-like toxin: protein MMTVADALTLMIAFASLIVTVIAVSKDKK from the coding sequence ATGATGACCGTTGCCGATGCACTGACGTTAATGATTGCCTTTGCATCGCTGATCGTAACCGTCATCGCTGTGTCCAAAGACAAAAAGTAA
- a CDS encoding IS200/IS605 family accessory protein TnpB-related protein — MKKAYFSRRLYKSEIDILNVAETSYALELFNRAKRFAFQTLVREKRWKQKLYQESLHIVVKKKYGLNDYFANSAVREANALFSSLMELNQLYIRQTEEEIKDVKKKLKNERKLLTQLRKIKESCMKGNLRFPKNWNFSLHDSGIVSLDLKDRSLIWMNFYLFEHRYLDVKIKRTKAKIGRLKHRLDRLEQKKVKLKEHIPSAVFGGKKLFKQQFTKEEFIKDHEAWRKLFLAARNKEMLISGRKDAGSGNFVFHYNPETNELHMTSVTGKVVNFPGVVFPYGQEIVNKAVTEQIQCKNKKEYGKPISWSVEDHGEYYIIKCIVDVESNPYINFSTSDGVIGVDCNYNHIAWADVSRDGNFLESGKLTFSIEGKTSGQITKILETEAIALVDIAVRKKKPIVLEKLDTTLSKTGNKYGNKKANRMKSMFAYRKMIQAIKSRADKMGVAVIEVNPAFTSVSGKLKYMRKFGISIHQAAAFTIGRRGLGYKEKAPKVLKKYVSKDASHHWRHWSILDRKFSVRTHTLYHLFNVNQPYQGIDVFHPSLSEEEKRQLIKALA; from the coding sequence ATGAAAAAAGCCTATTTTTCAAGAAGATTGTATAAATCCGAAATAGATATTCTTAATGTGGCAGAAACATCTTATGCATTAGAGTTATTCAATCGAGCGAAACGTTTCGCTTTTCAAACGTTGGTTAGAGAAAAACGATGGAAACAAAAATTGTATCAAGAAAGTCTCCATATTGTCGTAAAGAAAAAGTATGGACTGAACGATTATTTCGCCAACAGCGCAGTTCGAGAAGCAAATGCTCTTTTCTCCTCTCTAATGGAGTTAAATCAATTATATATTCGACAGACAGAAGAAGAAATCAAAGATGTAAAGAAAAAATTAAAAAACGAAAGAAAATTGCTAACCCAATTGCGTAAAATCAAGGAAAGTTGTATGAAAGGAAACCTACGGTTTCCGAAGAATTGGAATTTCTCTTTGCACGATAGTGGAATTGTTTCCCTTGATTTAAAAGACCGTTCATTGATTTGGATGAATTTCTATTTGTTTGAACATCGCTATTTAGATGTGAAAATTAAACGTACTAAAGCAAAAATCGGTCGTTTGAAACATCGTTTGGATCGATTAGAACAAAAGAAAGTAAAATTAAAAGAGCATATCCCAAGTGCCGTGTTCGGAGGAAAAAAGTTGTTTAAACAACAATTCACGAAAGAAGAGTTTATTAAAGATCACGAAGCTTGGAGAAAACTCTTTTTAGCTGCACGGAATAAAGAAATGCTCATCTCCGGCCGGAAAGATGCGGGTTCTGGTAACTTTGTTTTTCATTACAATCCAGAAACCAATGAACTTCATATGACCTCTGTAACAGGAAAGGTAGTAAATTTTCCTGGAGTGGTGTTTCCATATGGGCAAGAGATCGTAAATAAAGCGGTGACAGAGCAAATCCAATGTAAAAATAAAAAAGAGTATGGAAAACCAATTTCTTGGTCTGTGGAAGATCACGGGGAATATTACATTATCAAGTGTATAGTAGATGTAGAATCGAATCCTTATATCAATTTCTCCACCTCTGACGGAGTGATCGGAGTCGATTGTAACTACAATCATATTGCTTGGGCGGATGTTTCGAGGGATGGCAACTTTTTAGAAAGTGGAAAATTGACGTTTTCAATAGAGGGAAAAACTTCTGGTCAAATCACAAAAATTTTGGAAACAGAAGCGATTGCTTTAGTGGATATTGCGGTTCGAAAGAAAAAACCTATTGTTTTGGAGAAGTTAGATACCACCTTATCAAAAACAGGCAATAAATACGGCAACAAAAAAGCAAATCGAATGAAGAGTATGTTCGCCTATCGAAAAATGATACAAGCGATCAAAAGCCGTGCCGACAAAATGGGTGTTGCTGTTATAGAAGTGAATCCGGCTTTTACTTCTGTCTCTGGGAAACTGAAATATATGCGCAAATTCGGTATTTCTATCCACCAAGCAGCTGCATTTACGATTGGCCGTCGAGGATTAGGATATAAAGAAAAAGCACCAAAGGTGCTTAAAAAGTATGTCTCGAAAGATGCTTCTCATCATTGGAGGCATTGGTCTATTTTAGATAGGAAGTTTTCTGTTCGTACACATACACTGTACCATCTTTTTAATGTGAATCAACCATATCAAGGGATAGATGTATTTCACCCATCCTTGTCGGAAGAAGAAAAACGTCAATTAATAAAAGCTTTAGCGTAA
- a CDS encoding MBL fold metallo-hydrolase, translating into MPKEELRYGEDYKFIPATSVASGTSVEVLPDLYCHTIQIVNICLVGDPDKKEFVLVDAGMPKTADDIIAVTEKRFGANSRPQAIILTHGHFDHVGAIIELVKHWNVPVYAHEAEMPYLTGKVRYPEPDPSVEGGMVAKMSAFFPNEPIHLGERVEPLPSDGTVPHLPDFRWIHTPGHTPGHVSLFRDKDRALIAGDAFVTVRQDSLYKVFTQEVEISGPPRYFTTDWNAARESVKKLAALQPEVAVTGHGVPVSGEKLREGLAKLAREFDRIAVPDYGKYVH; encoded by the coding sequence ATGCCAAAGGAAGAACTCCGTTACGGCGAGGATTATAAATTTATCCCCGCCACTTCGGTCGCAAGCGGAACAAGCGTAGAAGTACTGCCGGATTTATATTGCCATACCATCCAAATTGTCAACATCTGCCTTGTCGGCGATCCTGACAAAAAAGAGTTTGTCCTGGTGGATGCCGGAATGCCAAAAACAGCGGACGATATCATCGCTGTCACTGAAAAGCGGTTTGGCGCCAACAGCCGTCCGCAAGCGATCATCTTAACGCACGGCCACTTTGACCATGTCGGGGCGATTATTGAGCTTGTGAAACATTGGAACGTACCGGTTTATGCTCATGAAGCGGAGATGCCTTATTTAACAGGAAAAGTGCGCTATCCGGAGCCAGACCCGTCGGTGGAAGGCGGAATGGTAGCGAAAATGTCAGCGTTTTTCCCGAACGAACCAATTCATTTAGGCGAACGCGTCGAGCCGCTGCCTAGCGATGGCACGGTGCCGCACTTGCCGGATTTCCGATGGATTCACACGCCTGGTCATACGCCTGGCCATGTATCGCTGTTTCGCGACAAAGACCGCGCGCTAATTGCCGGGGATGCGTTTGTCACCGTCCGCCAAGATTCCTTGTATAAAGTATTCACACAAGAAGTGGAAATCAGCGGGCCGCCGCGCTACTTTACGACCGATTGGAACGCCGCACGCGAATCGGTAAAAAAACTGGCGGCATTGCAGCCAGAGGTGGCTGTTACAGGACATGGAGTTCCAGTATCAGGTGAAAAACTGCGTGAAGGATTAGCGAAACTAGCGCGCGAGTTTGACCGAATCGCCGTGCCGGACTACGGAAAATATGTTCATTAA
- a CDS encoding SDR family oxidoreductase codes for MTELIANWHPEKIYLLVLSNMKEKAVQDMENITAKLKYPREKWHIVEGDITQPNLALSAEQTEELAQSVTHVFHLAAIKGILSIPAIRKRLGTEKEALDYFECMAVYDATEAQTVLQKAGISCPDFRDVIPVMVRYYREHKHDKTKQIPIR; via the coding sequence ATCACAGAATTAATTGCCAACTGGCATCCGGAAAAGATTTATCTGCTTGTGCTATCGAACATGAAAGAAAAAGCGGTACAAGATATGGAAAATATCACTGCTAAATTAAAGTATCCGCGCGAGAAATGGCATATTGTCGAAGGGGATATTACGCAGCCAAACCTTGCTCTTTCGGCGGAACAAACGGAAGAATTGGCACAGTCGGTCACCCACGTTTTTCACCTTGCCGCGATAAAAGGGATTCTGTCGATTCCGGCGATAAGAAAGCGGCTCGGTACGGAAAAAGAGGCTCTTGATTATTTTGAGTGCATGGCTGTTTACGACGCAACCGAGGCGCAAACGGTGCTGCAAAAAGCGGGGATTAGCTGCCCAGACTTTCGTGATGTCATTCCGGTGATGGTACGCTATTATCGCGAGCATAAACATGATAAAACGAAACAAATTCCAATTCGTTAA
- a CDS encoding nucleoside phosphorylase, producing the protein MKLYGEFMKQDWLQAFRIDEKDVPSAMIVHGAWEHETNLQQWKQILYETTWSPHWNCVIGHWKHELIGFANVFGGPSAAVICHQFASLGTQRFIQTGYFGGLSRDVQFGDIFIVTGAEMADGVSHWYLPDQQIVQADIELVEASVQFCEERQYRYVTGTVFTTGAIMIETKEMAEAWAQKGHIGVDMETATTLAVAKKFGKKAVALLNLSDHIIKGDTFYTVDPDQQKKKRETDEKIRELAIYLSTSFNHSL; encoded by the coding sequence TTGAAGCTATACGGAGAGTTTATGAAACAAGATTGGCTACAAGCCTTTCGCATTGATGAAAAGGACGTGCCGTCTGCCATGATTGTCCATGGAGCTTGGGAACACGAAACAAACTTGCAACAATGGAAACAAATTTTGTACGAAACAACATGGAGCCCGCATTGGAACTGTGTCATCGGCCATTGGAAGCATGAGCTGATCGGCTTTGCCAATGTGTTTGGAGGTCCAAGCGCCGCCGTGATTTGTCACCAGTTTGCTTCCCTCGGGACGCAGCGGTTTATTCAGACAGGCTACTTTGGAGGCCTGTCGCGCGATGTACAGTTTGGTGACATTTTTATTGTTACTGGAGCGGAAATGGCAGACGGTGTTTCCCATTGGTATTTGCCGGATCAACAAATCGTCCAAGCCGATATAGAACTAGTAGAAGCCTCAGTCCAATTTTGCGAAGAAAGACAGTATCGTTATGTCACCGGAACGGTCTTCACAACCGGAGCCATCATGATAGAGACAAAAGAGATGGCAGAAGCGTGGGCGCAAAAAGGGCATATTGGGGTCGATATGGAAACAGCGACAACCTTAGCCGTGGCGAAAAAATTCGGCAAAAAAGCCGTCGCGCTCCTTAACTTATCCGATCACATTATCAAAGGAGATACTTTTTATACCGTAGATCCCGACCAACAGAAAAAGAAAAGAGA
- the cydB gene encoding cytochrome d ubiquinol oxidase subunit II, protein MELSEIWFVLISVLFIGFFFLEGFDFGVGMSTRFLARNQKERTVMVNAIGPFWDANEVWLITGAGAIFAAFPHWYATMFSGYYLLMLAVLLSLIGRGVAFEYRRKVEDARWTNVWDWVIFFGSMLPPFLLGVLFTSMLKGVPIHKDMNMEAGFSDVINIYSIWGGLTITLLCLLHGLTFLSLKTEGEIRHRSAALAKKLVLAVFGSLVVFVGLSWLMTDIFEARPILELIIVVLIVLAVGLSYFFISNKREGMAFTMTGLGIVLTVSSIFVGLFPRVMVSSLNKAFNLTVYNASSGVYSLKIMTIVAVTILPFVLGYTIYSYYVFRKRVSDKEHLTY, encoded by the coding sequence ATGGAATTGAGTGAAATTTGGTTTGTCTTAATCTCTGTACTCTTTATTGGCTTCTTCTTTCTTGAAGGTTTTGATTTTGGTGTAGGAATGTCGACTCGTTTCCTGGCCCGTAATCAAAAAGAGAGGACCGTAATGGTGAATGCAATCGGTCCTTTCTGGGACGCGAATGAAGTATGGCTAATAACTGGAGCGGGCGCCATTTTTGCCGCATTTCCGCACTGGTATGCGACGATGTTCAGCGGCTATTACTTACTGATGCTGGCAGTCTTGCTGAGCCTAATTGGACGCGGCGTTGCTTTTGAATATCGCCGCAAAGTTGAAGATGCGCGCTGGACGAATGTTTGGGACTGGGTGATCTTTTTCGGAAGTATGCTGCCGCCGTTCCTTCTAGGTGTTCTGTTTACAAGCATGCTTAAGGGTGTGCCGATCCATAAAGATATGAATATGGAAGCCGGGTTCTCGGATGTTATAAATATTTATTCCATTTGGGGCGGCTTAACGATTACATTGCTGTGCTTATTGCATGGTTTGACTTTCCTATCATTAAAAACAGAAGGAGAAATCAGACATCGGTCGGCTGCATTGGCTAAAAAATTGGTATTGGCCGTATTTGGATCACTTGTCGTCTTTGTAGGACTTTCTTGGTTGATGACAGATATTTTTGAGGCGCGCCCTATCCTTGAACTTATTATTGTCGTATTAATTGTGCTTGCTGTTGGATTATCATACTTTTTCATTTCCAATAAGCGCGAAGGAATGGCATTCACCATGACAGGGCTTGGGATCGTGTTAACAGTATCATCGATTTTCGTCGGACTGTTCCCAAGGGTGATGGTCAGTTCCTTGAACAAAGCTTTTAATTTAACGGTCTACAACGCATCCAGCGGGGTGTATTCCCTGAAAATAATGACAATTGTGGCCGTAACTATTTTACCGTTTGTTTTAGGATATACTATTTATAGCTATTACGTATTTCGCAAACGAGTATCTGACAAGGAGCATTTAACGTACTGA
- a CDS encoding tubby C-terminal domain-like protein, giving the protein MEKLLLFFAVALIGIALRFFILGKFEWGQLFIASSFLAGALLILGIECWQNWRDARYEGAEDENVWHTHMAERFWTGKKRLFKGDKKMGEFWRFFPRPWQRIVNSIFSDKNQWYLNLSFTFADGTSVQIIEKRDKLFRINTMWHMVQNGAVVAVARTDYSWKNKLKLRERMIVEIEGKTLFFQSPEMVSRTEVWLDGKKIAEGKRSQLLRWRYTFRVSEGYEEWERLLVAAYVLFNYAYHQ; this is encoded by the coding sequence TTGGAGAAATTGTTGTTATTTTTCGCCGTCGCATTGATTGGGATCGCTTTGCGGTTTTTCATTTTAGGAAAATTCGAATGGGGGCAGCTTTTTATTGCCTCGAGTTTTCTAGCCGGGGCGCTGTTGATTTTGGGTATCGAATGCTGGCAGAATTGGCGCGATGCGCGTTATGAAGGGGCGGAAGACGAAAATGTTTGGCATACGCATATGGCGGAACGATTTTGGACTGGAAAAAAGCGCTTGTTTAAGGGAGACAAAAAGATGGGGGAGTTTTGGCGCTTCTTTCCACGTCCATGGCAGCGCATTGTCAATAGCATTTTCTCCGACAAAAATCAGTGGTACTTAAACTTGTCATTTACATTTGCGGATGGAACTTCGGTACAAATCATAGAGAAGCGAGACAAACTATTTCGTATCAATACTATGTGGCATATGGTGCAAAATGGAGCGGTTGTCGCAGTGGCCCGTACGGATTATTCATGGAAAAACAAATTGAAGCTGCGCGAGCGCATGATAGTAGAGATAGAGGGAAAAACGCTGTTTTTTCAGTCACCGGAAATGGTTTCTCGCACGGAAGTCTGGCTGGATGGAAAAAAGATCGCTGAAGGGAAACGTTCGCAGTTGTTGCGCTGGCGTTATACGTTTCGGGTAAGCGAAGGCTATGAAGAGTGGGAACGATTGCTTGTTGCAGCGTATGTGCTATTCAATTATGCGTATCATCAATAA
- the cydD gene encoding thiol reductant ABC exporter subunit CydD, which yields MDKALFSYKGIKPVLAGLAILTAIQGAIIIIQAYFLADAISSLFGGDSFANVFIKLIIFFLALVVRQLLTVWKRNIAYHFAARTSKEFRESLLQKLFQLGPRFVKEEGSGQTITLVMEGMMKFRRYLELILPKSMNSAIIPVMICIFIFFVNTRSAVILALAVPILIAFMILLGLAAKSKADRQYESYQMLSNHFVDSLRGLETLKYLGLSRQHINKIILVSERYRRATMGTLRIAFLSSFALDFFTMLSIATVAVFLGIDLINGKMGLRPALTILILAPEYFLPIREVGADYHATLDGKEAGKKIQEILDKESLQQKQDPIPPWKSTSTFSVKGVSVHFADSSRPALQDIQFSVSGSKKIGIIGASGAGKSTLIDVLSGFLTPSSGEFQINGKKLTTLSQLNWQSQITYIPQHPYIFHDTVLNNIRFYDPEATVKEVEKAAEAAGLTEMIRSLPQGFETIIGEGGRSLSGGQEQRIALARAFLSNRPIIMLDEPTAHLDIETEYELKETMLKLFNGKLVFFATHRLHWMLDMDQIIVLDQGKIVEIGTHEQLIRQNSTYYQLVKTQMRGI from the coding sequence ATGGATAAGGCGTTGTTCTCTTACAAAGGAATTAAGCCGGTTTTAGCTGGTCTGGCGATATTAACGGCTATTCAAGGTGCTATCATTATTATTCAGGCTTATTTTTTGGCAGACGCAATCTCCTCCCTTTTCGGGGGAGATTCGTTTGCCAATGTCTTTATAAAGTTGATTATTTTCTTTCTTGCATTGGTTGTACGCCAACTGCTTACCGTTTGGAAAAGAAATATAGCCTACCATTTTGCTGCCAGAACGAGTAAAGAGTTTCGGGAATCATTGCTGCAAAAGCTGTTTCAACTAGGTCCTCGTTTTGTAAAAGAAGAAGGCTCCGGGCAGACAATCACCTTAGTTATGGAAGGAATGATGAAATTCCGCCGCTATTTGGAGCTTATTCTTCCAAAATCGATGAATTCGGCGATTATACCTGTCATGATCTGCATCTTTATCTTTTTTGTAAATACCCGCTCTGCTGTCATTTTGGCCCTAGCCGTTCCGATACTTATTGCTTTTATGATCTTGCTTGGATTGGCGGCAAAGAGTAAGGCTGATCGCCAATATGAATCCTATCAAATGCTGTCCAATCATTTTGTCGATTCGTTGAGAGGACTGGAGACACTCAAATATTTGGGATTAAGCCGGCAGCACATCAACAAAATTATTTTAGTAAGCGAAAGATATCGACGGGCTACCATGGGAACTTTGCGTATCGCCTTTTTATCTTCGTTTGCATTGGATTTTTTTACAATGCTTTCCATAGCGACCGTCGCCGTTTTTCTTGGAATCGATTTAATCAACGGGAAGATGGGGTTGCGTCCAGCGTTGACTATTCTGATCCTGGCACCGGAGTATTTCCTTCCAATCAGGGAGGTGGGGGCCGATTACCATGCGACACTTGACGGTAAAGAAGCGGGCAAAAAGATTCAGGAAATCCTCGATAAGGAATCGTTGCAACAAAAACAGGATCCTATCCCCCCTTGGAAATCAACAAGCACATTTTCTGTTAAAGGAGTAAGTGTACATTTTGCTGACAGCAGTCGTCCGGCTTTGCAAGATATCCAATTTTCTGTTTCAGGCTCAAAAAAAATTGGAATTATTGGAGCCAGTGGTGCAGGAAAATCTACATTGATTGATGTTCTAAGTGGATTTTTAACACCTTCGTCAGGTGAATTTCAGATAAACGGCAAGAAGTTAACTACTTTATCTCAGTTGAATTGGCAAAGCCAAATAACGTATATTCCCCAACATCCTTATATATTTCACGATACCGTTTTAAACAATATTCGCTTTTATGATCCGGAGGCAACTGTGAAAGAAGTAGAGAAGGCAGCAGAAGCAGCGGGCCTCACCGAAATGATTCGATCGCTGCCGCAGGGATTTGAGACAATCATAGGGGAAGGCGGCCGGAGCCTAAGTGGCGGACAAGAACAACGGATCGCCCTCGCACGGGCATTCTTAAGCAACCGTCCTATCATCATGCTTGATGAGCCAACTGCCCATCTTGATATTGAAACGGAATACGAATTAAAAGAGACAATGTTAAAATTGTTTAACGGCAAACTCGTATTTTTTGCCACCCATCGTTTGCATTGGATGCTTGATATGGATCAAATCATTGTTCTTGATCAAGGCAAAATAGTGGAAATCGGAACACACGAACAGTTAATAAGGCAGAATTCTACTTATTATCAGCTTGTTAAAACACAAATGAGGGGTATCTAA
- a CDS encoding cytochrome ubiquinol oxidase subunit I translates to MDTVMLARIQFALTTIYHFFFVPLTIGLAFIIALMQTLYVVKKNEIYKKMAKFWGHLFLINFAVGVVTGIIQEFQFGMNWSDYSRFVGDVFGAPLAIEALLAFFIESTFIGLWIFGWDRLPKKVHLASIWLVSIGTMLSGFWILTANSFMQRPVGYEIRNGRAEMVDFHALITNGQLWVEFPHVITGALCTGAFFVAGISAYNLLKKKHIEFYKKSMNIALIIGLIGSLGTAFSGHAQAQYLVKTQPMKMAAAEGIWEDTPDPAPWSAFAWIDTKNQKNKFELNIPYALSYLSYSKFEGSLKGMKTLQAEYAKKYDRIVGKGTNYIPPVKTTYWSFRLMVGFGMAMILLSMIGLYLWKKGRLEQSSRFLKFLVPAISFPFLANTFGWVMTEVGRQPWTVFGLMTTADAVSPNVSAGTVLFSIIMYTLIFTILAGVMVYLMVREIKRGPVEHQDANSTVSIDPFSKAGV, encoded by the coding sequence ATGGATACAGTAATGTTGGCAAGGATACAATTTGCCTTGACTACAATCTACCACTTCTTCTTCGTGCCTCTTACCATTGGCCTGGCATTTATCATCGCTTTGATGCAGACATTATACGTAGTGAAGAAAAATGAGATTTATAAAAAAATGGCGAAATTCTGGGGGCATTTGTTCCTAATTAACTTTGCTGTAGGGGTTGTAACAGGAATTATTCAGGAATTCCAATTTGGGATGAACTGGTCGGATTATTCTAGATTTGTCGGTGACGTCTTCGGGGCACCCCTAGCCATTGAAGCATTGCTTGCCTTCTTTATAGAATCCACTTTTATCGGTCTTTGGATTTTTGGCTGGGATCGTTTACCTAAAAAAGTGCACTTGGCAAGCATCTGGCTTGTATCTATTGGGACTATGCTTTCCGGTTTTTGGATTTTAACGGCAAACTCCTTCATGCAAAGACCTGTCGGTTATGAAATTAGAAATGGAAGGGCGGAAATGGTTGACTTCCATGCGCTTATAACCAATGGACAATTATGGGTGGAGTTTCCGCATGTCATCACAGGTGCATTGTGTACCGGAGCATTCTTTGTTGCTGGTATTAGTGCCTATAACTTATTAAAAAAGAAACATATTGAATTTTACAAAAAATCCATGAATATCGCCTTAATTATTGGTTTAATCGGCAGTTTGGGTACTGCCTTCAGCGGACATGCCCAAGCGCAATATCTTGTGAAAACACAGCCGATGAAGATGGCAGCTGCAGAGGGCATTTGGGAAGATACGCCTGATCCTGCACCATGGTCGGCATTTGCTTGGATTGATACAAAGAATCAAAAAAATAAGTTTGAACTAAATATTCCTTATGCATTAAGCTATTTATCTTATTCTAAATTTGAAGGCAGTTTAAAAGGAATGAAAACTCTCCAAGCCGAATATGCGAAAAAATACGATCGAATCGTTGGCAAAGGTACGAATTATATTCCTCCAGTCAAAACGACGTATTGGAGCTTCCGTTTAATGGTTGGCTTTGGCATGGCGATGATCTTATTATCGATGATTGGTCTGTATCTGTGGAAAAAAGGACGTCTTGAGCAAAGCAGTAGGTTCTTGAAATTCCTTGTTCCGGCTATCTCGTTTCCGTTTTTGGCAAACACTTTCGGATGGGTCATGACCGAAGTGGGCCGTCAGCCATGGACAGTATTTGGATTGATGACGACAGCTGACGCTGTATCACCAAATGTTTCTGCAGGGACCGTTTTATTTTCCATCATTATGTACACGCTGATATTCACGATTCTTGCAGGTGTGATGGTTTATTTGATGGTTCGCGAAATTAAACGGGGACCGGTAGAGCATCAAGATGCAAATTCAACGGTATCCATAGATCCATTTAGTAAGGCAGGTGTTTAA
- a CDS encoding ABC1 kinase family protein, giving the protein MIGKRMRHMSRYRNIAVALLRHGFEMVVEEIGFSQFLSFPQRLRVDKKEKDGKTIGERIRLVLEELGPTFVKLGQLASTRPDLIPEHIICELEKLQDQVPPFSFADVRRIIEEELGEELDHIFRSFEEAPLAAASIGQVHRAILHSGEKVAVKIQRPHIAAIMKTDLEILQDLAVLAERRLEWAAQYRLRDILDELSKSLRLELDYTVEARNAEKFSKQFQSDPTIYVPKVFWDYSTKKVLTMEYVEGIKLGELERLKQRGYNLKILAERLAKGMFQQIFMEGFFHGDPHPGNVLALPGDVIALIDFGMVGRITPEMKYYLSSFIIALMRQSTDGIMKAIGDMGLVPDGVNVSQLREDIEQLREKYYDIPLSQVSLGEAVQDLLHVAFRHSIRIPSDLTLLGKALLTVEGIVEKLDPDLSIIDMAEPFGRQLLKERMRPKNVAEMAWKRFSDYGELFVDLPKNIKELTKLMKQGRVRLEIGIPDLDFLLRKLDQISNRLSFSIVLLSFSIIMVGIIIGSSMGRQSTLLWKIPAIEIGFGVATMMFLWLLYSIFKSGRF; this is encoded by the coding sequence ATGATTGGAAAAAGAATGCGACATATGAGCCGTTATCGCAATATCGCTGTTGCTTTGCTCCGCCATGGGTTTGAAATGGTGGTCGAGGAAATCGGCTTTTCCCAGTTTCTTTCTTTTCCGCAACGTCTGCGTGTGGACAAAAAGGAGAAAGATGGGAAAACGATCGGTGAGCGCATCCGCCTTGTGCTCGAGGAATTAGGACCGACCTTCGTGAAATTAGGACAGCTGGCCAGCACGCGCCCTGATTTAATTCCAGAACACATTATCTGCGAACTGGAAAAATTGCAAGATCAAGTCCCGCCTTTTTCGTTTGCCGATGTTCGCCGTATTATCGAGGAGGAGTTGGGGGAGGAGCTGGACCATATTTTTCGTTCTTTTGAGGAAGCTCCGCTTGCCGCCGCCTCGATCGGACAAGTTCATCGAGCGATCCTTCATTCCGGCGAAAAGGTAGCGGTGAAAATTCAACGTCCGCATATCGCCGCGATCATGAAAACGGATTTGGAAATTCTTCAAGATTTGGCTGTGCTTGCGGAACGCCGCTTAGAGTGGGCAGCACAATATCGGCTACGGGACATATTGGACGAACTATCGAAGTCGCTTCGCCTAGAGCTCGATTACACCGTGGAAGCGCGCAATGCCGAGAAATTTTCCAAACAGTTTCAAAGCGATCCGACTATTTATGTGCCAAAAGTGTTTTGGGACTATTCCACAAAAAAAGTACTGACGATGGAGTATGTGGAAGGTATCAAACTAGGGGAACTGGAGAGGCTGAAACAACGTGGCTATAACTTAAAAATTCTGGCGGAGCGGCTGGCAAAAGGAATGTTCCAGCAAATTTTTATGGAAGGCTTTTTTCATGGCGATCCCCATCCGGGAAATGTGTTAGCTTTGCCGGGAGACGTGATTGCACTGATTGATTTTGGCATGGTAGGGCGGATTACTCCAGAAATGAAATATTATTTATCGTCCTTCATTATCGCTTTGATGCGACAAAGCACTGATGGAATCATGAAAGCGATCGGGGATATGGGATTGGTGCCGGATGGGGTAAATGTAAGCCAGCTGCGTGAAGATATCGAGCAATTACGGGAAAAATATTATGATATTCCGTTGAGCCAAGTCAGCCTCGGCGAGGCGGTTCAGGATTTGCTTCACGTTGCATTCCGCCACTCGATTCGCATCCCGAGCGATTTAACGTTGCTAGGGAAGGCGCTGCTGACGGTGGAAGGGATCGTGGAAAAATTGGATCCCGACTTGAGTATTATCGACATGGCCGAACCGTTTGGCCGCCAGCTGCTAAAGGAGCGGATGAGGCCGAAAAACGTAGCGGAAATGGCATGGAAACGCTTTTCCGATTATGGGGAACTGTTCGTGGATCTGCCGAAAAATATAAAAGAGTTAACGAAGCTGATGAAACAAGGAAGAGTACGCCTGGAGATCGGCATCCCTGACTTGGATTTTCTATTGAGAAAATTAGACCAAATCAGTAACCGCTTATCGTTTAGCATTGTTTTGCTTTCCTTCAGCATCATTATGGTTGGCATCATCATCGGCTCTTCAATGGGCAGACAATCGACATTGTTGTGGAAAATCCCGGCGATTGAGATTGGTTTCGGCGTAGCAACAATGATGTTTTTGTGGCTGCTGTATTCGATTTTTAAGTCGGGGAGATTTTAA
- a CDS encoding phasin family protein, with protein sequence MSILKKGLAFGLGLALASKEQVEKLIDELVKKGELSLEESKDIMNQWKQQTEERKAELQRIVREQVKQVIDKFDLVTKDELQQLEQRIRRLEEKENQ encoded by the coding sequence ATGAGCATTCTCAAAAAAGGGCTGGCGTTTGGACTTGGATTGGCGTTAGCAAGCAAGGAACAAGTTGAAAAACTAATCGACGAGCTGGTGAAAAAAGGGGAACTGTCGCTCGAAGAATCGAAGGATATTATGAACCAGTGGAAGCAGCAAACAGAAGAAAGAAAAGCAGAGTTGCAGCGCATCGTGCGCGAACAAGTCAAACAAGTGATTGATAAATTCGATTTGGTGACGAAAGATGAGCTGCAACAATTAGAGCAACGAATCCGCCGCTTAGAAGAAAAAGAAAACCAGTAA